From one Sphingomonas sp. BT-65 genomic stretch:
- a CDS encoding M48 family metallopeptidase — MRLTAILAASLLASAAPALAAQADPATAQADPAAVQHGPQDADERGLWMQVEDAERRLKGSNFVIRDPALNAYVRGVFCRAVGEAECAGVRIYITRTPFFNANMAPNGMMQIWSGLFLRARDEAQLAAVLAHEYTHYRNRHSLRLFRNIKDKTNAIAWLSFVPFGAIAQLGLIGSVFGFSREMEREADTGSVKALAASGYDPAAASQIWGQMLAEFDATAAERKRKRRKEGGMFATHPPSIERMQELKAQAAALPAGGERRAGRAEYRAALAPFWADFIDDQIKLNDFGATELLLGQLASEGWTGELLFARGELYRSRGAAGDFEKAAGFYRDAIAAGAVPPEAHRGLGMALLRAGAASEGQAALQEYLRLRPDARDKAMIATLAGGQS, encoded by the coding sequence ATGCGCCTGACCGCGATCCTCGCGGCGTCGCTCCTGGCATCCGCTGCGCCGGCCCTTGCCGCGCAAGCGGATCCGGCTACTGCGCAGGCGGACCCGGCCGCCGTGCAGCACGGGCCGCAGGACGCCGACGAACGTGGCCTGTGGATGCAGGTCGAGGACGCCGAACGCCGCCTCAAGGGATCGAACTTCGTGATCCGCGATCCCGCGCTCAACGCCTATGTCCGCGGCGTGTTCTGCCGCGCGGTGGGCGAGGCGGAGTGTGCGGGGGTGCGCATCTACATCACCCGCACGCCGTTCTTCAACGCGAACATGGCGCCCAACGGGATGATGCAGATCTGGTCGGGCCTGTTCCTGCGCGCGCGCGACGAGGCGCAGCTCGCGGCGGTGCTCGCGCACGAATACACCCACTATCGCAACCGCCACTCGCTGCGCCTGTTCCGCAACATCAAGGACAAGACCAACGCGATCGCCTGGCTCAGCTTCGTGCCCTTCGGGGCGATCGCGCAGCTCGGCCTGATCGGATCGGTGTTCGGCTTCTCGCGCGAGATGGAGCGCGAGGCGGATACGGGGTCGGTCAAGGCGCTCGCCGCCAGCGGCTACGACCCTGCCGCGGCGTCGCAGATCTGGGGGCAGATGCTTGCCGAGTTCGACGCCACTGCGGCCGAGCGCAAGCGCAAGCGGCGCAAGGAAGGCGGCATGTTCGCCACGCACCCGCCCAGCATCGAGCGAATGCAGGAGTTGAAGGCGCAGGCCGCGGCTCTGCCGGCGGGCGGTGAACGGCGCGCCGGCCGCGCCGAGTATCGCGCCGCGCTCGCGCCGTTCTGGGCGGACTTCATCGACGACCAGATCAAGCTCAACGATTTCGGCGCGACCGAGCTGCTGCTCGGCCAGCTCGCCAGCGAGGGCTGGACCGGCGAGCTGCTGTTCGCGCGCGGCGAGCTCTACCGCTCGCGCGGCGCCGCGGGCGATTTCGAGAAGGCGGCGGGCTTCTATCGCGACGCCATCGCTGCGGGCGCGGTGCCGCCCGAGGCGCATCGCGGGCTCGGCATGGCGTTGCTCCGTGCGGGCGCGGCGAGCGAGGGGCAGGCGGCGCTCCAGGAATATCTGCGGCTGCGGCCCGATGCGCGGGACAAGGCGATGATCGCAACATTGGCAGGGGGACAATCGTGA
- the gatA gene encoding Asp-tRNA(Asn)/Glu-tRNA(Gln) amidotransferase subunit GatA, protein MSDLTTLGVAALRDGIRTGEFSAREVADAFIVKVSKAKQLNAFIVETPDHAIAAAKEADAARAAGETLKPLAGVPIGMKDLFCTKGVQTTAASHMLEGFKPVYESTVSQKLWDAGAGMLGKLNLDQFAMGSSNETSYFGNVISPWRRQDGGNAALAPGGSSGGSSAAISARLVPAATGTDTGGSIRQPAAFTGISGIKPTYGRCSRWGVVAFASSLDQAGPMARDVRDCAIMLEAMAGFDPKDATSLDMAVPNWEAALSADLRGKKVGIPKEYRVDGMPSEIEALWQQGIDWLKDAGAEIVEVSLPHTKYALPAYYIIAPAEASSNLARYDGVRYGQRDLPDGANLQDMYAATRAAGFGPEVQRRILIGTYVLSAGFYDAYYTQAQKVRTLIAQDFEKAWTQCDLLLTPTAPSAAFALGEKSADPLAMYLNDVFTVPSSLAGIPAMSVPGGLDKDGLPLGLQIIGKPFDEQGVLDASLAIEQRAGFTAKPEQWW, encoded by the coding sequence ATGAGCGACCTCACCACCCTCGGCGTCGCCGCGCTGCGCGACGGCATCCGCACCGGCGAATTCTCGGCGCGCGAAGTCGCCGATGCGTTCATCGTCAAGGTGAGCAAGGCCAAGCAGCTCAACGCCTTCATCGTTGAGACCCCTGATCACGCGATCGCCGCGGCCAAGGAAGCCGACGCCGCGCGCGCCGCGGGCGAGACGCTCAAGCCGCTCGCCGGCGTGCCGATCGGCATGAAGGACCTGTTCTGCACCAAGGGCGTGCAGACCACAGCGGCCAGCCACATGCTGGAGGGGTTCAAGCCGGTCTATGAATCCACTGTCTCGCAGAAGCTGTGGGACGCAGGCGCGGGCATGCTAGGCAAGCTCAATCTCGACCAGTTCGCGATGGGCTCGTCGAACGAGACCAGCTATTTCGGCAACGTCATCTCGCCGTGGCGGCGCCAGGACGGCGGCAACGCCGCGCTCGCGCCGGGCGGCTCGTCGGGCGGCTCGTCCGCGGCGATCAGTGCGCGGCTCGTCCCCGCGGCAACGGGCACCGACACCGGCGGCTCGATCCGTCAGCCCGCCGCCTTCACCGGTATTTCGGGCATCAAGCCGACCTATGGCCGCTGCTCACGCTGGGGCGTGGTCGCCTTTGCCTCGTCGCTCGACCAGGCCGGGCCGATGGCGCGCGACGTGCGCGACTGCGCGATCATGCTCGAGGCGATGGCCGGTTTCGACCCCAAGGACGCGACCTCGCTCGACATGGCAGTGCCCAATTGGGAAGCCGCGCTCTCGGCCGACCTGCGCGGCAAGAAGGTCGGCATCCCCAAGGAATATCGCGTCGACGGCATGCCGAGCGAGATCGAGGCGCTGTGGCAGCAGGGCATCGACTGGCTCAAGGATGCGGGCGCAGAGATCGTCGAGGTCTCGCTGCCCCACACCAAATACGCCCTGCCGGCCTATTACATCATCGCCCCGGCCGAGGCGTCGTCGAACCTCGCGCGCTATGACGGCGTGCGCTACGGCCAGCGCGACTTGCCCGACGGCGCGAATTTGCAGGACATGTACGCCGCGACCCGCGCCGCAGGCTTCGGACCGGAGGTGCAGCGCCGCATCCTGATCGGCACCTATGTGCTCTCGGCGGGCTTCTACGACGCCTATTACACCCAGGCGCAGAAGGTGCGGACCCTGATCGCGCAGGATTTCGAGAAGGCCTGGACGCAGTGCGACCTGCTGCTCACCCCCACCGCACCCTCAGCGGCGTTCGCGCTGGGCGAGAAGTCGGCCGATCCGCTGGCGATGTATTTGAACGACGTCTTCACCGTGCCCTCGTCGCTCGCGGGCATCCCGGCGATGTCGGTCCCCGGCGGGCTGGACAAGGACGGGCTCCCGCTCGGCCTGCAGATTATCGGCAAGCCGTTCGACGAGCAGGGCGTGCTCGACGCGAGCCTCGCGATCGAGCAGCGGGCGGGATTCACGGCGAAGCCGGAGCAATGGTGGTAA
- the gatB gene encoding Asp-tRNA(Asn)/Glu-tRNA(Gln) amidotransferase subunit GatB, whose translation MAESSYRIKGATGEWEVVIGLEVHAQVTSNAKLFSGAATEFGAEPNTQVSLVDAAMPGMLPVPNRECIRQAVRTGMAIDAQINKWSRFDRKNYFYADLPQGYQISQLYHPLVGEGEVEIEVEGATKTIGVERIHVEQDAGKLMHDQHPRLSYVDLNRSGVALMEIVSKPDMRSPAEAGAYLSKLRSILRYVGSCDGNMDQGSMRADVNVSVRKPGEPFGTRTETKNVNSVRFVMQTVEIEALRQIDVIENGGKIVQETRLFDPDKGETRSMRSKEDAHDYRYFPDPDLLPLELDDAFLDDCRASLPELPDAKRARYLALGITPYNAGVLTAEVESARYFDALLEAGAKGPAAANWVTSELFGALNRLDKDIEHSPVSPTQAAELLGLVAEGTLSNTLAKQVFEIMLETGDDPAKIVEERGLKQTSDTGAIEAEIAKVLEANADKVAEYRSGKDKLFGFFVGQTMKAMAGKANPSVVNDLLKKALDG comes from the coding sequence ATGGCTGAGAGCAGCTACCGCATCAAAGGCGCAACCGGCGAGTGGGAGGTCGTGATCGGCCTCGAGGTCCACGCTCAGGTCACGTCCAACGCCAAGCTCTTCTCGGGCGCCGCGACCGAGTTCGGCGCCGAGCCGAACACGCAGGTGTCGCTGGTCGACGCGGCGATGCCCGGCATGCTCCCGGTCCCGAACCGCGAGTGCATCCGCCAGGCCGTCCGCACCGGCATGGCGATTGACGCGCAAATCAACAAATGGTCGCGGTTCGACCGCAAGAATTACTTCTACGCCGATCTGCCGCAGGGCTACCAGATCAGCCAGCTCTACCACCCGCTGGTGGGCGAGGGCGAGGTCGAGATCGAGGTCGAAGGCGCGACCAAGACGATCGGCGTCGAGCGCATCCATGTCGAGCAGGACGCCGGCAAGCTGATGCACGACCAGCATCCGCGCCTCTCCTATGTCGACCTCAACCGCTCGGGCGTTGCGCTGATGGAGATCGTCTCCAAGCCCGACATGCGTTCGCCCGCCGAAGCAGGGGCTTATCTGTCGAAGCTGCGGTCGATCCTGCGCTATGTCGGCTCGTGCGACGGCAATATGGACCAGGGCTCGATGCGCGCCGACGTCAACGTCTCGGTCCGCAAGCCCGGCGAGCCGTTCGGTACCCGCACCGAGACCAAGAACGTCAACTCGGTCCGCTTCGTCATGCAGACGGTCGAGATCGAGGCGCTGCGCCAGATCGACGTGATCGAGAACGGCGGCAAGATCGTCCAAGAGACCCGCCTGTTCGATCCCGACAAGGGCGAGACGCGGTCGATGCGCTCCAAGGAGGACGCGCACGACTATCGCTATTTCCCCGATCCCGACCTGCTCCCGCTCGAGCTCGACGACGCGTTCCTCGACGATTGCCGCGCCTCGCTCCCCGAGCTGCCCGACGCCAAGCGCGCGCGCTACCTCGCGCTCGGCATCACGCCCTATAATGCCGGCGTGCTCACCGCCGAGGTCGAATCCGCGCGCTATTTCGACGCGCTGCTCGAAGCAGGCGCCAAGGGCCCGGCGGCCGCTAACTGGGTGACCTCGGAGCTGTTCGGCGCGCTCAATCGCCTGGACAAGGATATCGAGCACAGCCCGGTCTCGCCCACCCAGGCGGCGGAGCTGCTCGGCCTCGTCGCCGAGGGCACGCTGTCCAATACGCTGGCCAAGCAGGTGTTCGAGATCATGCTCGAAACCGGCGACGATCCTGCGAAGATCGTCGAGGAACGCGGCCTCAAGCAGACCTCGGACACCGGCGCGATCGAGGCGGAGATCGCCAAGGTCCTCGAAGCCAATGCCGACAAGGTCGCCGAATACCGCTCGGGCAAGGACAAATTGTTCGGCTTCTTCGTCGGCCAGACGATGAAGGCGATGGCCGGTAAGGCCAACCCCAGCGTGGTCAACGACCTGCTCAAGAAGGCGCTCGACGGCTAG
- the tig gene encoding trigger factor encodes MQTVETLNEGLKRAYTLKITAKDIDSRVDAEVKRVAPQIRMPGFRPGKVPTNLVRKMHGEALTQDALNTTIQEGVQKLIADHKLRPAMQPSVSLEGDFAPGKDAEVKVELEVLPDVPAPSIEGLKLERLLVPVDESAIDAQLQQIAGQQKAWEDAKPSYKAKQGDQVTMDFLGKVDGVAFEGGTGEAMAVEIGSGRLIPGFEDQIVGVKAGDEKQIEVTFPADYGVDTLAGKPATFDLKITAVKTAGETKVDEDFAKNLGLESLDQLRTILKSQLESETGGLTRTYMKRKLLDQLAAGHDFPVPPSMVEAEFNQIWAQLEHEASHEEDPEAARKELESEKDDYHAIAERRVRLGLLLSEIGQANGIEVSQAEMNRLIAQAAQQYRPEDQQRFVQYIQQEPMAAAQLRAPLYEDKVVDFLFEKAEVTEREVTREELEAAIESEEGAVPHVHGPGCGHDHDHDHDHKPAKKAKAKKADEAPAAEAAEEVKPAKKAAAKKEAKAEEAPAAEKAEAPAKKAPAKKAAAKADDAAAEAPKKKAPAKKKAD; translated from the coding sequence ATGCAGACTGTCGAGACGTTGAACGAGGGCCTGAAGCGCGCCTACACCCTGAAGATCACCGCGAAGGACATCGACTCGCGCGTCGATGCCGAGGTGAAGCGCGTGGCGCCCCAGATCCGCATGCCCGGCTTCCGCCCCGGCAAGGTCCCCACCAACCTCGTCCGCAAGATGCATGGCGAGGCGCTGACCCAGGACGCGCTCAACACCACGATCCAGGAAGGTGTGCAGAAGCTGATCGCCGACCACAAGCTGCGCCCCGCGATGCAGCCCTCGGTCAGCCTCGAAGGCGACTTCGCCCCGGGCAAGGACGCCGAGGTCAAGGTCGAGCTCGAAGTGCTGCCCGACGTGCCCGCGCCCTCGATCGAGGGCCTCAAGCTCGAGCGCTTGCTCGTCCCCGTCGACGAGAGCGCGATCGACGCGCAGCTCCAGCAGATCGCCGGCCAGCAGAAGGCGTGGGAAGACGCCAAGCCCAGCTACAAGGCCAAGCAGGGTGACCAGGTCACGATGGACTTCCTCGGCAAGGTCGACGGCGTCGCGTTCGAGGGCGGCACCGGCGAGGCGATGGCGGTCGAGATCGGCTCGGGCCGCCTGATCCCGGGCTTCGAGGACCAGATCGTCGGCGTCAAGGCGGGCGACGAGAAGCAGATCGAGGTGACCTTCCCCGCGGACTATGGCGTCGACACGCTCGCCGGCAAGCCCGCGACCTTCGACCTCAAGATCACCGCGGTGAAAACCGCCGGCGAGACCAAGGTCGACGAGGATTTCGCGAAGAATCTCGGCCTCGAGAGTCTCGACCAGCTGCGCACCATCCTCAAGAGCCAGCTCGAGAGCGAGACCGGCGGTCTGACGCGCACCTATATGAAGCGTAAGCTGCTCGACCAGCTCGCCGCGGGCCACGATTTCCCGGTCCCGCCGTCGATGGTCGAGGCCGAGTTCAACCAGATCTGGGCACAGCTCGAGCATGAGGCGAGCCACGAGGAAGACCCCGAGGCCGCGCGCAAGGAGCTGGAGAGCGAGAAGGACGATTACCACGCGATCGCCGAGCGCCGCGTGCGCCTCGGCCTGCTTCTCTCGGAGATCGGCCAGGCGAACGGCATCGAGGTGAGCCAGGCCGAGATGAACCGCCTGATCGCTCAGGCCGCGCAGCAGTATCGCCCCGAGGACCAGCAGCGCTTCGTCCAGTATATCCAGCAGGAGCCGATGGCGGCCGCCCAGCTGCGCGCGCCGCTCTATGAGGACAAGGTCGTCGACTTCCTGTTCGAGAAGGCCGAGGTCACCGAGCGCGAAGTGACCCGCGAGGAGCTGGAAGCCGCGATCGAGAGCGAGGAGGGCGCCGTCCCCCACGTCCACGGCCCGGGCTGCGGTCACGACCACGACCATGACCACGACCACAAGCCGGCGAAAAAGGCCAAGGCCAAGAAGGCCGACGAGGCTCCCGCCGCTGAAGCCGCCGAAGAAGTGAAGCCGGCCAAGAAGGCGGCCGCCAAGAAGGAAGCCAAGGCTGAGGAGGCTCCGGCCGCCGAGAAGGCCGAGGCCCCCGCCAAGAAGGCCCCGGCCAAGAAGGCCGCTGCCAAGGCCGACGACGCGGCTGCGGAAGCGCCCAAGAAGAAGGCCCCGGCCAAGAAGAAGGCGGACTGA